The window ACGAAAAAAGCGGTAACGGCTACTGGAACACCTCCTATAAATGGCTTAAGCAGGTAAGCGACCTTAAAAAATACGCCACAAAAGAGCAGAACAATAACTACCTGGCCATTTCGTTGGTTTTAAATGCATGGATTGCTTCCAATCTTACTGATGCATTCGGAGATGTCCCTTTGTCTGAATCTGTAAGAATTGAAGAAAATATTTTAAGACCCAAATATGATAAGCAGAAAGATATTTACATTCAGCTTTTAAATGATCTGAAAACCGCCAACTCACTATTCAATACATCACAGGCTCTTACAGAAACAGATTTGTTTTATAACGCCAATACCAACAGCCAGACCGGAATTTTAGGATGGAAGAAGTTCTGTAACTCATTGTCACTAAGATTACTCACCAGAATTCTAAGCAGAAACGGGGAAGTGAATGTGTATGAAAGAATTCAGGAAATTGTCAACAATCCTGCGCAGTTTCCCATTTTTCAGAATAATGCAGACAGTGCTGTACTGCCACTTTCGGGAGTATCTCCCTATTTACCTCCGATAGCACGTCCACAGGATTTTACAGCGTACAGAGCGGCAGGGGAGTTCTTTGTGAATGCAATGAAAGATAATAACGATCCAAGGCTGAGCATGTTTTTTACCAAAGCCAAAGCAACCACAGGAGAGGATCTCGGTTATAAGGGAGCTCCTTCAGGATATGCGTTGGGAACAGCTTTCAGCTATCAGCCCTCTAATCTTAATCAAAACCTGGCAAAAGCCCCTTTAAAGATATTAATCATGACCTATTCTGAAGTTCAGTTTATTTTGGCAGAATTGGTTAACAGAGGAATTATCGCGGGAAATCAGCAAACTTACTATGAAACAGGCGTAAAATCTATCATTGAGCAATGGGGGGCTGCAGTTCCTGCCAATTACTTCAGTAACCCTAAAGTAGCGTATGATGGCTCTCTGGAAAAGCTAATGCTTCAGAAATACATTTCCCTGTTTTTTGTAGATCATCAGCAGTGGTATGAATACAGACGTACACAATTACCTGCACTGCCTAATAACGGCGGACTTCAGAATGGCGGGAAGATGCCTGTAAGATTTATGTATCCAACAACAACAAAGGTAATGAATACGGATAATTATAATGCAGCCGTACAATCCATGGGAGGTGACAATATCAACGTAAAAATGTGGTGGAATAAATAATAACCTCAATTGAAAAATTTAAAAATAATTTAAAGATTTAAAACTTATGAATATCAATATAAAATTGTTAATGCCTTGTGTACTGATTTCTGCAATGGCATTTTCACAAGCTTCTGTTTCAGGATATATCTACGAAGACAGCAACAAAAATCAAAAGAAAGAAAACCGCGAGAAAGGAATAGAAGGAGTAGCTGTTTCCAATGGTGTTCAGGTGGTTCTTACCGATAAAAACGGAAGATACAGCCTGCCGGTTAAGGAAGAGCAGACCATTTTTGTGATCAAGCCTTCAGGTTATCAGACGGCTTTAAATGCAAACAATCTTCCGCAGTTCTATTATCATCATAAACCTAACGGCTCTCCGGCAGATTTTAAATACAAAGGAGTAGCACCCACAGGAGGCCTTCCTAAAGAACTGAATTTCCCGCTTTACCCTCAAAAAGAAGATAAGAACTTTGATATCCTCGTCTTCGGAGATCCGCAGCCTTACACAGAGAAAGAGCTGGATTATTTCAAGAGAGGAATTGTAAATGAAGTGAAGAGCACTAAGAAAAATGCAGTCTTGGGAATCAGTCTTGGGGATTTGGTAGGAGATAATCTGAGCCTTCAGAAACCATATGCAGATGTAATGAAGGAAGTAGGACTTCCATGGTATAATGTAATGGGAAATCATGACATGAACTATGACGCGAAAGAAGACAGGTTTTCCGACGAAACCTTTGAATCCAATTTTGGCCCGGCCAATTATTCTTTTAATTATGGAAATGTGCATTTCATCATTCTGGATGATATTCTTTATCCCGATCCAAGAGACGGCAAAGGATATTGGGGAGGATTCCGTGAAGACCAGCTTCAGTTTATTGAAAATGATCTCAAACTGGTTGATAAAAATAAACTGATTGTCGTTTCCTTCCATATCCCTTTGGAGCACAACAATGAAGACAGCTTCAGAAATGCGGACCGTCAGAAACTATTTGATTTCTTACATCCTTTCCGGAATGTTTTGCTTTTATCAGCACATACACACATCCAGCAGCAGATTTTCTATGGAAAAAAAGCAGGTTGGAACGGAATGAAAGAACTGCACGAATATAACGTAGGAACCACTTGCGGAGACTGGTATTCCGGAACAGCAGATGAAGCAGGGCTTCCTACCTCAACCATGAGAGACGGAACGGCAAAAGGATATTCATTCATCAGCTTTACAGACAATCAGTACAAAGTAAAATATAAAACAGCCGGAAAGCCGGAAGAGTATCAGATCAGATTGTATGTTCCGAAAGTAATTCCTTCATCTAGAACTTCTGCAAAAGTACTGGCCAACTTTTTCATGGGAAGCAAAAAAGACAAAGTAGAATACCGGATAGACGGCGGAAAATGGGAGGAAATGGAATATGATGAAACCATAGACCCGAATTTTGCTCTTTCCGTTTTTAAATGGGATGCTACAGAGAAAATTCTTCCGGGAAGAAGACCTTCCAATCCCGAAATGTCAAAACATATCTGGGAAGCAGATTTCCCTAAGAAATTATCATTAGGAAAGCACACCGTTGAGGTGAAAGCTGTAGACATGTATGGCAATGAATTCTCAGCTTCAGAAGAGTTTGAAGTTCAGAACGCCATCCAGATTCCTTAAGCATTTTATTTTTTTTACTATACCTTTTTTTAGATTTTGAAACCGGTTCTATGAGCCGGTTTTAATTTTTATCGGAGCCTTCTCAAAAACCATTAAAAAACTATTAAATCCATGTTTTCAGCCTCCCGTAAAAATGTTCTTTCGTAACTTTGTAGTAAGAAAAGTATCATTACTATGAATATAAACGGAAAAAATGCCATCGTAACAGGTGGTGGAAGAGGACTTGGAAAAGCTGTGGCGCTTGCTTTGGCTCATGAAGGAGTAAACGTTGCCATTACAGGAAGAAACGAGGAAAACCTTAAAATGACGGTTGAAGAGATCAAAAAACTCGGCGTAAACTCAGCCTACGCAGTATTCTCTGTAGACAATGAAATTCAGGTAAAAGCAGGAATAGAATCTTTAGCAGAGCAACTAGGAGGAATTGATATTCTGATCAACAATGCAGGAATCGGAGACTTTGGAAGCATCGAAGAAATGCCTTCTGAAACCTGGGAGCAGGTGATTAAAACCAATTTATTCGGAGTGTATTATGCAGCGAAAGCCGCTCATCCATTCATGAAAGCTAAAGGTGAAGGAGATATCGTCAATGTAGCATCTACTGCAGGCTTGAAAGGTGGACCGAATATGTCTGCATATGCCGCTTCAAAAGCAGCTGTAGTTTCTTTATCACAGTCCATGATGGCAGAATGGAGAAAACAGAATATCCGTGTTATTACTTTAACTCCAAGTACCATTGCTTCTGATATGAGCATCCAGGGAGGACTTACAGACGGAAATCCTGATAAAGTACTGCAGCCGGAAGACTTCGCAGAATGGGTAAGAGATATTCTGAAAATGAACAGAAGAGCATTAATTGCAAACGGTTCTATTTTCTCTACGAATCCATAATAAGGTTTAAAATTTAAAATTCAATAGGAGCGGGCTTTAGCCCGCTTTTTCTTTTCATAAGTTCTATATGGCTTTAGCCAAAACCTGGAATTTTTCACATTTCAAGAAAAACAATACGGAAATTTATTTTCCAGATATTTTATAATAAATTTTGGCTAAAGCCAATGGAATTTGTCTTGATTTTGAAGACGGGCTAAAGCCCGTCCCTATTGAATATAGTATACGCAATCATCTGTGTCATCCGTGTAATCTGTGGGAAAAATAGATAATAAAATATGAGATTCTTCACAGCATTTAGGGACTACGTTCGCAAACTTTCAGTCTGTGTTCAGAATGACAAAAGCCAAATAATCTGACTTTTGAGATTATATTTCAAAAAATCTGTGGATAAAGATCAAAAAACTCCCCGGTTTCAGCCAAAAATTCCTCCATCATTTTTTTAACCGTAATAACATTAGTATTTTTGCAGCAAATTAGTCACATGCAAAATTATTTAGAATTCAATTTCAAGATTTCTCCATTGCAGCCTTGGAATGAGATATTAATGGCAGAACTTATCGAAATAGGTTTTGACAGCTTTACAGAAGAAATCAACGGAATTTTAGGATATATCCAGACAGATTTGTTTAACGAAGAACAGCTGAAAGCACTGCCGATCTTTGAAAATGAAAATGTAAAAATTGAATATTCTTTCGAAGAAATGCCGAACATCAACTGGAACGAAGAGTGGGAAAAGAATTTCTCTCCTATCAATATTGATGATAAGGTACTGATCAGAGCAGAATTTCATGAATCTGTACCGGGAATGCATGAAATAATCATTCAGCCTAAAATGTCTTTCGGAACCGGGCATCATCCTACCACTCACCTGATGATCCAGCAGATGATGGATATTGATTTCAATGGTAAAAAAGTATTGGACATGGGATGCGGAACCTCCGTACTGGCCATTTATGCAAAACAGCAGGGAGCCGGAGATACAAAAGCTATTGATATTGACGAATGGTCAGTGGAAAATTCTAAAGAAAATGCAGTAAGAAACAATGTAGAACTCGATATTGAACAGGGAACTGCAGAAAACCTGGGAAAAGAAAACTTTGATATCATTTTAGCCAATATCAACCGAAATATCCTGATTTCAGATATCCCGACCTATGTTTCTGTATTGAATGACGGAGGAAAACTATTGCTTTCCGGGCTATGTTTCTTTGATGTAGCAGATATTCTGGAAGTATGCAGAGAAAGCGGGCTGGAACTGAAAAAGCAATTGCAGCGTGAAGAATGGGTAAGTCTTCTTCTTGAAAAATAACACACACAAAACAAAATATACCAATGAAAACTTTATGGACCGCTTTATTTTTACTGATGCTGCAGTTGTTTACAGCTCAGGAAAATGAAGTGTATGCAGATGGCGTTTTTAATTTTGAAGAAAATAAAATTCAGAAGGTTTTTACAGACTGGACCCGCGTGAGATCAGAACCCGGCGTAAATGCCCGGATTGCAGATTCACTGCAGGCCAATCAGCAGGTCATGATTCTTAGAAAAGAAAATACAGCCCTGAAGTTGGGAGAAAGAAATGCTAACTGGTATAAAATCTCTTATCAGAAAGGAGGAAACACAATGGAAGGATACGTCTGGGGCGGTAATCTTTGCGTAGGATACCATAGCAAAAACGGCTATGATTTCCTTTTCGGCCTTGCGAAAACCATTGACAGGAAGAATAAAGAATTCAGTGAGATCGAAAAACAGAACATTGCCGGCATAAAAGTTATGGAAGGAAATACACGCATTGATGAGGTGTATTTTGATACCGGAAAAGGAGAAGAATTGAGTTTTGCTTCATTCAATATGGAAAGCAGCCATAGACTGCAAAATGTTGAATTTACCTTAAAAGCAGTAGTTTCGGGAGAAGCATGTGGAATTGCAGGCTATGATCAGTACGTTCTTTTTAAAGATAAAAAACTGATTGCCCTTCCGCAGCTCATGAACGTAGGGGATGCCGGTGCTTATTACCACAGTGAAAAATATGTTTTTCCTAATGATAAAGGGGGAATTTCCAACGCATTTATTCTGAAAGTGGAAGATATGGAAGTGGATGAAAAAGACAGAGAGAAGAAAAAATACGCTTCCAAAACCTATCTTTGGAACGGAAGTTCCTACAAATTGAAATAATAAGTATTCTTAATATAGTAAACCGCTGTGCTTGCAGCGGTTTTTTTTTTGTGTAAAGATCTTTTACAGTTGAAAAAAATCAAATACATTTAGAAGATAAAAAAAGACAAATGAATATCATTGAAGATGTACTTCCTATTCTGTTTTCAGTTTTTGTAGGCGGTATCATAGGTATTGAAAGAGAATACCAGCTGAAATCAGCAGGATTAAGAACCATGATTCTTGTGACACTCGGAGCCTGTATTTTTACCATGCTTTCTATGAGTTTGGGCGGTCCCGGAAGTCCTGACCGTATTGCTGCCAATATTATTACGGGCATTGGATTTGTGGGAGCAGGGGTTATTTTTAAAGAGGAAAACAGGGTTTCCGGTCTTACAACAGCTGTTACAATCTGGATTTGTGCTTCTCTTGGAATGACCATTGGTGCCGGATATTATCAGGAAGCAATAATAGGTTCTGTAGTAGTGTTTCTACTGCTTATCATGTTCAAATATGTTCAGGATATTATTGATAAGGTAAGTGTCCGCTATACCTATCAGATTACCCTTCCCTATGAAGATGGAATAGTGGAGAAATATGAAGCTCTTTTAAAAGAACATGGCTTAAAAGCAATCAGAGGAAAACAGGTAAGAAGTGGAGAAAAATATACCATTATCTGGCGCGTTCAGGGAGCCGCAAAAAAACATGAAGTTTGCACCAAAATATTACTTAACGATTTATCCATCGAAGAATTCCGGTTTTAATAATAGCAAAGCAATCCTACCAAATATGATTAAGGGTATCGTTCAGGCTGCAACGGCTGTAAGGATAAAGCATAAAATGGTTTTATGGATCTTTAGCCCATGTTTCTTTCATACGAACTAAATGGTCTTTCGGCAATAAATTAGTAGTTTTGGATATTGGATTTTTATATAATCCAAGGAGGATAAAAATAACATGTCCCAAAATATAGAAAAATGACTGATGTCTTTGAAAATTACCTATCCTCAGCGGTAGGATTATCACCTGAGGAAATTACCTTTTCTGCACAGTTCTTCACCCGTTTTCATATGCAAAAAGGTGATTTTTTTGTTCGGGAAGACGAAGTCTGTCATCATATTGGATTTATTGTAAACGGTGCTGTAAAAGCCTATGGTACCGACGAAGAAGGAAGGGAAAACATAACCTGCTTTAAGTTTGAAAATGAATTTGTTACCTCTTTTTCGGAATTTGTCACGCAGGAAAAATCTAAAATGAATATCCGGGCCGTAGAAGATACTGCCATGTATAGAATAAATTATCAGGACTATCAGCATCTGCTGAATAAGGTGCCCGCCTGGAACCGGATTATACAATCTGTGCTGGAATCGGAATATAAGCAAAAGGAAAATTATCTTCTGAATTATAATAACAAGTCGGCAGTAGACAAATACCTTCATATTCTTTCTGATGCGCCTATGCTTGTCAAGCGTATATCTACGCAGGATCTGGCATCTTATCTCGGCATTACTCAGCGGTCTCTTACCAGGGCAAAAGGGCAGATATTCAGACCCAAAGTTTTATAGGACAAATGTCCTTATGCTTTCTTTGATCACTGGTGTAGATTTGCATAAAAAAATTATGTTACGTCAAGCCGCTCCCGAAGTATTTCAGATTTCACTGATGCCAAGAAACAGTATTAACTGCTATATCATCGAAGGGGTATTGGTAGACTCCGGAATCCGGAGCTCATATACTGCTGTAAAGAAAATCCTCAGAAATATTCCTGTTTATAAGCATATACTGACCCATGCACATGCAGACCATCAGGGCTGTAGCGATCAGATCTGTGCTGAGTTCTCAATACCCTTACTCTGTCATCCCAACGAAGTTTTCAGGACAGAAACGGGGCTGGTAACCACCGATTATCCGGCTCCGCAGCATTGGATAGCAAAACTGCAGCAGAAGTATTGGGCAGGACAGGGACATAAAGTTGAACAGACAGTCGTTGAAAATGATATGATCGGAAACTTTAGGGTCATAGAGACCCCCGGACATTCACCCGGTCATATTTCTTTATTCAGGGAGCATGATGGGGTACTGATCATCGGAGATGTGGCAACCAACATGAATCTGATCACAACTGCTGTCGGGCTGAAATGTCCACCAAACATATTCACCACAGATCAGCAGCGAAACATCCAGTCACTTCAGAAATTGGCACAACTAAATCCTTCCGTCATCTGCTTTGGCCACGGACCCGTTTTACACAATACAAATCGTAAGTTCGAGAAGTTTGTAGCTGAATGCAGCGCTCATAATGAATCGTAGATCCATTTCCCTATCTTATCCGATATAAGGACCCGGATGAAGCCTAAAAATGAAAAACAATTACTATTCAGAAGTGAGCACAAAAGGATTCGAACCTCTGCCGTCCCGATTAAAAACGGGATGCTCTGTTTCATCTGGTAAAATTTTAAATAGGTATAAAACAAAAAAGACTTACTAAAAATAGTAAGTCTTTATGTGAGCGCGAAAGGATTCGAACCTTTGACCGTCTGCTTAGAAGGCAGATGCTCTATCCAGCTGAGCTACGCACCCATTAAATAGTTTTGAGAAAACTATTAAAACAGTCGGGGCGGCAGGATTCGAACCTGCGACCTCCTGGTCCCAAACCAGGCGCGATGACCGGACTACGCTACGCCCCGAAGGTGTCATCAGTAACGATATTTACTTCGTTTTTGCGGTTGCAAAGGTACAATACTTTTTCAAATAAAAAAATAAAATGAAGAATAATTTTTAATTAATTTTTCATGAAAATTTTTTTATTACCTTTACCTGACTAGGAATCATGGATTTAAGTTGTTTTGAAAATGATGAAAAAAAATCAGTTTTTTTGCTCACATTACGCATGATTATTTCAAAAAATAAAAAAGTAACTTTGAGGAAGGGAGGATATTTTCTTCTGTTCAGCTGTTTTTTGACGCTCTTAAATTCCTGTTGTAAGGATGAAAAATTGGTAGCCCATAAAATATCCAACATATCTTTCAGCTTACCCAGCTCTTTTGTAGTTAAAAAAGAACCTGCTGAGATTCTCAGGTATGTTCACAAAAATAAAATGGCAATTATAATCAGTGATATAAGCGAAAAGAATAAAGAACTGTTTTTGAAAGTCTTTAAAACCATTAAAATCAATCCGTAAATATTAGAAGGTCTATAGGGAAATTAGCAGAGATATTAAATAATATAAAAATTTGTTTCTGATGATTAAGGCTTTACCTTATGAACACAATGTACGAGGTAGTTTTATCTTATAGAAGCACTATCTTTGCCCCATGAAACGATTAATGCTGCTGTACGTCCTTTTCCCTGTATTCTTATTCTCACAGACTACCGGAAAAGTGATCAAAATTTCAGACGGAGACACCATTACTTTATTACTAAAAGGAAATCAGCAAAAGAAACTCAGATTAGCAGAAGTGGATTGTCCCGAAAGTGGGCAGGCATTCGGTAAAAATGCTAAACAATTCACTTCTGCTCAGGTATTCGGGAAAACGGTAAGCTTTGTAGAAACTACTACAGACCGCTACGGAAGAGCTATTGCTAAGGTGTATTATGATAATGGAAAATACCTTTCCAGAGAGCTTATTAAAGCAGGAATGGGATGGTGGTATTTTTCTTATTCCAAAGATGCTTCTTTGGGTAAACTTCAGGATAATGCCAAAAGTAAAAAGTTGGGTCTTTGGCAGGATATTAATGCGGTTGCTCCATGGGAATACCGCAAAATGAAACGCGAACTTAGAAATAATAAGAAGATTGAAGCAGCTAAAAACAGCACAAAAGCGAAGGAAGCAGCTTAAAAATTCTCATTCGTATAATAATAACATCCATCCTCAGGCTTGCCATCATTTTTTTATACTCTTTCTGCCTTACATAAAATAAAAGATTGATGGTTGAAAAATGATGTCAATTCGTGACGACTTTTCTGTGGGGAAATAGTAGAATATAATATTCGTAGGTGAAAATCAAGAAAACCTCTCAAAGAAATTGAGAGGTTTTGAATTGATCTACAGGGAAGATTTTTATTTAAGGATTAGATTTCACAGCATCATACATCATTGAGTTTTTCTGCTGATCGGTGTAATCGTATTTGTAGTTATAAAATGAGGATTCCCAGTCTCCGTAACCTACATTCGGAATAATAATAAATTTCTTACCGAATTCCGCTGCAGAATTTTTCACTGCTGAAGAACGCTCTGTTTCTGATTTCTTATCAAAAATATCTGAGAAATCCGCAAGATTATCACCCAGGAGCAAAACAATATTATAATTTTTTGCAATGTCTTTTCTACGGGTTTCCTTACTGCTTTCTTTTGCTCTTAGAATAAGGTTGGCATCGCTTTGAACGGGAAAATTGTATTTCTTTAAATTCTTCAGAGTTCCTTCACGTTCCTGCTCTACACGGTTGGTCACATAGAAAACCTGAATTCCTTTGCTTGCAGCATACTGATAGAACTTTTGAGAACCTGTAAGGGGAGTAGCAACGCCTTTTGCTGTCCATTCTTCCCAGGTTTTCTGATCATAATTTTTTACCATTTTTGAACGCTCCACAGCGTAATAGGAATTATCTAAAAATGTTTCATCAATATCAGAAACAATAGCTAAAGGTTTGTCAGATTTCTGGGCTAAAGCCTGATCCAGGCGGAGTGTTGCAATATTGTATGCCTGAAGGCACAGTGCTTCATATTCTGCTGCTCTTTGCTGATAAAATGCAGCATATATTTTCCCGTCACGTCCAAGGTTTTGGTACGGTGTTTCTTCCGTGGAAACCTTTGAAACCGGGGCTGCCGTTGTACACGATATAACCGAAACAAGGAAGCAGCCTGCGATAATAAGATTAAAATTTTTCATTGAATTTGAATAGAAACAACAAAATTATGACAATTTGGTTGGATGACAAGTATTTTATGAAAGTAAAAAAGGAGACCAGATACAAGCATTGACCGGTCTCCTAAAAATCAAATATATTTTTAAAAATTTTATCTTTCGGTTTAACTCTTTTTTTCATTGAACAGGAACGTCTTAAGACCTGGCTTTTTATAATGAAAATGAGATATTATCCTCAGCTTTATATAACCAGCAGGTCAACAAACTTGTTGACATCAAGGTTGATAAGCGTATCGTATTCTAAAGAGTTTTCTAATACGGCTCTCTGTTGTTTTTCCGGGAATATTCTGGCAAGGTTTACTTTGTATTTTTTGATCAGTTCAGGAATTCCTTCGTCTCTTCTGCGTTTGTGACCAATTGGATATTCTACCGTAATTTCTTCTAAAACAGTTCCGTCATTTAATTCTACCGTTAAAGCATTGGCAATGGAGCGTTTTTCCGGATCATGATAATCTGTAGTGAACTGTACATCTTCCACACAGGTAATCTTATCACGGAGAATGTCTATTCTTGGATCAGATGCTACGTTATCTTCATAATCTGCAGCAGTCAGTCTTCCGAAGATCAAAGGAACAGCTACCATGTACTGAATGGCGTGGTCACGGTCAGCAGGGTTGTTCAACGGTCCTTTTTTATCAATGATACGGATGCAGGCTTCGTGGGTACGGATCGTTATTTTCTTGATATCCTCAGCAGATTTTCCTGATTCCTTTAATTGGCGGTGCAAAGTCATCGCTGCCTCTACGGCGGTCTGAGAGTGGAATTCTGCCGGGAAAGAAATTTTAAACAGAACATTTTCCATGACATAAGAACCATACTCTCTCTGGAATTTGAATGCATTTCCTTTGAAAGACACATCATAAAATCCCCATGTTTTTGCAGTCAGCACTGATGGATAGCCCATTTCGCCTGTCTGGGCAATTAATGCCAGACGTACCGCTCTTGAAGTGGCATCTCCGGCAGCCCATGATTTACGGCTTCCCGTATTAGGTGCATGGCGGTATGTTCTTAAAGACTGTCCGTCAACAAATGCTAATGAAACGGCGTTGATCAGTTCATCACGCTTCAAACCGATCAGTTTTCCGACAACGGCTGTAGAAGCTAGTTTTACCAATAATACATGATCTAAACCTACTTTATTAAAGGAATTTTCCAGTGCTATTACTCCCTGTATTTCATGGGCCATGATCATCGCTTCCAGAACCTGCTTCATTTTTAACGGAGCTTTTCCTTCTGCAATATGTGTTCTAGAAAGCCAGTCAGCGGTTGCTAAAATTCCTCCCAGATTGTCTGAAGGATGCCCCCATTCAGCAGCTAACCAGGTATCATTGAAATCCAGCCAGCGGATAATTGCTCCAATGTTGAAAGCAGCTTGTACAGGATCTAATTGAAATTGGGTTCCCGGAACTTTAGCACCGTTCGGAACTACGGTACCTTTTACGATAGGTCCTAAAAGTTTGGTACATGCAGGATAAGTCAGTGCTTCCAATCCGCATCCGATGGTGTCTAATAAACAATAGTGGGCTGTTTTCCATGCTAAATCGTTTTTGATTTCATAGTTTAGTACATAATCTGCAATATCTGTTAATACCTGATCCGGCTGTGGTCTTTCGTTTGAAATGTGTGATGACATCTTTATTTTTTAGTTTAATTATGAATTGATTTTTTATTTTCTGTTTTCGATGGATACAAAGTCTTTATTTTCAGGACCTGTATAGTTGGCACTCGGGCGGATAATTTTTCCATCCTGTCTTTGTTCGATAATGTGTGCGCTCCATCCGGTAACCCTTGAAATAACAAATAATGGAGTGAACATCAGGGTTGGAACTCCCATCAGGTGATAAGATACTGCGGAAA of the Chryseobacterium aureum genome contains:
- a CDS encoding 5'-nucleotidase, lipoprotein e(P4) family; this encodes MKNFNLIIAGCFLVSVISCTTAAPVSKVSTEETPYQNLGRDGKIYAAFYQQRAAEYEALCLQAYNIATLRLDQALAQKSDKPLAIVSDIDETFLDNSYYAVERSKMVKNYDQKTWEEWTAKGVATPLTGSQKFYQYAASKGIQVFYVTNRVEQEREGTLKNLKKYNFPVQSDANLILRAKESSKETRRKDIAKNYNIVLLLGDNLADFSDIFDKKSETERSSAVKNSAAEFGKKFIIIPNVGYGDWESSFYNYKYDYTDQQKNSMMYDAVKSNP
- a CDS encoding bifunctional 2-methylcitrate dehydratase/aconitate hydratase, producing MSSHISNERPQPDQVLTDIADYVLNYEIKNDLAWKTAHYCLLDTIGCGLEALTYPACTKLLGPIVKGTVVPNGAKVPGTQFQLDPVQAAFNIGAIIRWLDFNDTWLAAEWGHPSDNLGGILATADWLSRTHIAEGKAPLKMKQVLEAMIMAHEIQGVIALENSFNKVGLDHVLLVKLASTAVVGKLIGLKRDELINAVSLAFVDGQSLRTYRHAPNTGSRKSWAAGDATSRAVRLALIAQTGEMGYPSVLTAKTWGFYDVSFKGNAFKFQREYGSYVMENVLFKISFPAEFHSQTAVEAAMTLHRQLKESGKSAEDIKKITIRTHEACIRIIDKKGPLNNPADRDHAIQYMVAVPLIFGRLTAADYEDNVASDPRIDILRDKITCVEDVQFTTDYHDPEKRSIANALTVELNDGTVLEEITVEYPIGHKRRRDEGIPELIKKYKVNLARIFPEKQQRAVLENSLEYDTLINLDVNKFVDLLVI